The sequence AAACTCCATTTAATAACGTCTGTTTCATTTTGGGGACCTTTATTGAATATAATTAGCGAAGACTCATTGTTTAAAGAttgaataatcaattaaatgTAAGTCGCATAGTTTCTTAACGGTGTGATAAGATAGTAGTTAACGTCGTTAGCTTGCCATAATGGAACGCAGAGGATCGGATCgtttatgtatattttacagATAACCCTTTTCCCAAACATAAGTGTTAAACTTTACTATCTGATTATATTTATCTATTGTCTCTTTTAAGACAAGCCGCATTCTTGAGGTCTAAGCGCTTCAAGACAACCCTTACCATTCGGTCTTTGGCGTCAAAAATGGCCGGATTGTCATTGAATGTATCTTCCAGATTCAGGTTTGGCCAGATTTTCAGACATGATGGATGCACTGTCGGTGGTGTGTCAGCTGCGGGACCTGGCGTCTGAACCACAGAACCGAGCTGTGATTGTCCAGGACCAAGGTTGTCTTCCGGGACTGGTTCTGTTCTTGGACCACAAGAATCCAGAAGTGTTGTTTGCAACCCTGCAGGTACAGAAATGTTGCAAAAGTGTTGATTTccccttaatttttttttagataatcaAGGTATTTCATTCGATTTTCTAATTGTAAAGTAGAagaaatttttctcaaaataagtTCTTATATAGTCTGTCCTCCTGAGATCTGAACCACAAGAATTAATATTCGTTTTCACCAGTCAGTCATATTGAACAACTCAGTCTTTCTTgtctaagaaataaaaaaatgtacaatccataatcttttttttaaattaattttatttatttctactcAGACTCTTCGTTATCTGGCTGAATTGACTCTCAATGTACCCATTATGAAGAATGAGCTGGGTATGATGGTGAGCTTGGAAACTCTTATCAGAAGGTAAGAAAATTTAAcaatgttaacattttcatcaaGATGAGACATTTATGCTGGAAAATATGGCATAACCCATTGTAGATTATTAATACAGTATATGCAAGTgatgttttttccccacacaggGAGGGCCTGTCTCTTGATATCACAGCTCTGGCTAAAGAGATTTATGGCATTCTGAGAGCACCTGCTAATCCAACACCACGCACACCAGAGAGGGAGAAGAGAAGGAAGCCCCAGTTCTTTATCAATTCCACCAACAAGAAGGCCAAGTCTGTCACATTACACATCCAGGGGTTGGACAGCACTGTAAGTTTACCAACTTATTTTTacaatctgatttatacttcatCTCGTTTACTCGTGCGTTTTCTTGCTGCGTTCAAGCAACAAAGAGGCTTATGTGAAGAGGCTCTTCTGAAAGTCAAAGGGGTGATCAGCTTCACGTTTCAAATGGCCTCAAAGAGGTGTACAGTCCGCATCCGTTCAGACCTCCCCACCGAGGTAAAGAGAAGGCATTCAACATTATCTTGTTCTGGTTTACGCCTGAAAGTGCGTCAAATCCTACCAGGAAAAAAGTGGTGCATTTTGTCTGAACTTGTGCATTTTCTGCCAGAGTCTGGCCACAGCCATCGCTTCCACTAAGGTGTTGTCGGCTCAGCAAGTGGTGAAAAACGATGCCGGAGAGGAGGTGAACGACATTCCGATAGAATTTCTGCTTATCCCGACTGAGAGTTTAAAATATCTCATATCTCTGCATTCAGGTTTACGTCCCTCTGAACTCTTGTGGCGCTCAGGTGCCACAAAACGCGAACATCCCAGACTACCtcccagaggaagaggagagccCAGAGAGGGAGGTTGACAAAGCAATTTCCCGCACTGCAGCTAAAGAAGATTCCAGTGGGAGCTGGCTGAATGCTGCTGCTAGTTTCCTCACGAAAACCTTCTACTGGTGAAGCTCTGATTTTTGTCCTTAAAGTGTCCAGATAGACTCCCTCCTCTCACTGCTGAGACGGAGTCCTCATATAATGATCGCTGATACAAGGGTTTTTGTTGAGTCTTTCATTCAACAAGCAACTACAAAGTCATTGCTATGTACATGTACAGATTTTGTCTAAAAATCTTTCAAGCTAAATGAAAGTCTATACTTGTGTACGTCTTTTTTTATGTTCCGtttatgtggatttttgtttctgtttttgccttttctaGGCATCGTTTACCTCCCAACATGTCATTCATGTTAATCTTACTGTCCTGCTGTTTGTAACTACTTGAACTGGTttatgctgaaataaatgtacaaaaataaatgcctgtgtttgtgtgcattgcCTGCTTTGGTCTAAGAAGTAAAAGAAAGTCCGTCCAGGAAAACCAAAGTGAATATTTAGTCAGgtccaaaatgtttaatttgccAACAAATGGAGGTGTAATAATTTTACACTTCAGTAATACAATGGTTCAAAAAAATTCTTCCCACCCACTGTccttaaaggttttgtttgctttcaaaGCTTTGTGGtctttcagaaaatttccacttggtaatatttacaaatgtagGTAGTCACCATGATAACAGTCCAGCTGGTAGAAACCTTCTGCTCACAACTAGTACGTATTGATGCTACGCTTTACAAAAGCTGAGTGAAAAATGTATGAGAAGCTGCTTTCAGTGGGGACCAGAGCATTTAATCTGGCTTCAGATGTTTGCATCGAAAGGAAGACATGGGAGAGTTTGGCTGCAAATGCCAAAGCTCAGGAATGCAGATTCACCTTCAACTCAGTGTGGAAACAACGTCGCCCTACACAGCAAGACAACACAACTTCACAATTCGCAGCATCCATTCatgaaaattattcatttgtttgattCAGTATCAGATGTAAattatttcaagtcattttgagCCGAACAAAATTCAGCTTCTAACACAGCccagctaaaagaaaaagtaaaactcttCCAGTACTCTGGGGCAAGTTGTAGGATACAGCTTTGACTGAGTTTTAACTAGAAAAAAGGGGTAAACAAAATGGCTTCAACCCAAAGCAAAtttctgaagagaaaaacacaaaaaggacgCAGGCAACTAGAAGAATCACATTTTATCTGTACAGCaattaaataaagctaaacGGAAACCAGGAGTTTATGCCCCATTTCTCTGTTGcctgataaaaacagaatcttCTTTTAATAATTACTGAAACTAAAGTTTGTAATACTCAATCACCCTGGCCTCAATCTTACAACCCCTAGTTTTAAACACTGTAGACAGATTACATTGCATTACGTGACATTTCTAGGTAGTCTCTATATAACTTAGTGCCATCATACCATCTCTTCTGTACTGATTCAACCAAAAATGTCGAAACTACACGGAAACTGCATCAgagccttcttttttttttcctttcgcATTGCAGACGCTGAAAATTAGATTAAAGAACATCTACAACAAAAACGCTTCAAGTATCATAGTTGGAAACTGAAAAGGTAATCTCAgtttacaaaattaataaatttttctTCACTCAATCTCAGGAGTTGAAGTTGTCTTGTGATTTTGGGGCGTCGGAGAACTGGGCAGGAACAAGAAGATAAGACCAACTGTCACCGAGAAAATGAACTCTGCCTGAGTTTCCTAAAGGAAAAGACACTTCTCTTGGaaagattgtctttttttttttttttttggcgttCTTTGGAGACACCGGTTTCGGGACATGCCAATGGCGTTTTTTGTCCACAGGAGAAAGAGAATATAAATATGGTGCTGCTAATATCTCCTTTGGTTCAGTCTTCATAGCTCCATGGTTCTCTGCCTCCTTCAGAGGGCTTCTCCCGTCTCCATGGCTGTGGAGTCGTCACGTTCCAAAGCGGCTTCAGGCTACATCTgaatttcaaaaaagaaaaggcaaaggaataagagcaaataaataaatgcaatataaCTCACTGACCTAAACATATGAAggaataaagtacatttttttctgaaggaaCGAGTGTTTCCTGTACACACACATCTACAATTGAACATATAACATGACGCATATCCAACTCTAGGTAGTATAATAAGACAATAGATAAGCGATATAAGTCTTACTGACCTGGTCCCTGCTGGGCTGATAGGTCTTCAACTGCACTCAGAGGCTTTAGAAGACCGTTCTCCATGAAGGCTACGACAGAAACTTtactctcctcttcctctgtctcctgctgctcctcctctccttcaggAGGAGACAACCTGGAATGTGAAGGCAGCGAGATCACCTCTTCGAACTCACCGTTCTCCCTGTCAAAAATAGAGTGGAAGTTTTTTGTAATAAACAGGATAGAAACTGTGGGGTGTAATTTGCTTGCACTGTACACCACCTCTGGTCAGGGCGGCTCAGAGGAGCGGCGCTGGGTTGTGGGCTGAGGTCAGGTTGGTGACTGTTGCTGTTTGTCTGAGGCACGGTGGCTGCAGGTGCTGCAGGAGAACCAGGGCTCACTGACGGAACAAGAACAGTAACTATCAGTGGCGTCCTTCACTGGAACAACAGAGGAGAGGTGTTTTTTGGGAGAAGAGAGGTGTGTTCATGTTACCTGCGCTGTCTCCGGTCCTGACTTTCTGGAGATGAGGGAAATgagaataaacattttgaaagtgtgTTAGACGTGTTTTCGGTTATTAACCAATATGTGCTTTTACCTTATCTGATGTATCTGAGCGTCTGGTTCTCTTCATGATCTCCTCGAGACGCTGCAGGAGTTAAAGACAGGAGAACGTTTAATAACATAGAGGATTTTTGGATGggttatttattaatgtttaagGACGTCACCTTTTTTCTCTCCAATCGTTCTGCTTCTTCCTTCTGAAAGTGCTTCTCCCTCTCCTGCCTCAGTCGCTCTGCCTCCTCTCTCAATCGagactcctcctcctctttctagTCCAAACACAGAGACGAGCATTGAGACAGAGCTCAGCTAAATTCGGCACCAACAGGTAAATCTCACTGAATCAgaataataatagaaatactCAGATGATGATATTATTGAATATTAAAGCTATTCTCTCCTcacttgtcttttttatttttgcttgaaattgtgacttttaatattttgggGAAAATTCCGGTTTCCCAATTACTATCTAGGTCATGACATAACATTTCTGCTTGAAATATATTCTTAATTGATcataagaaatatatatatatttttttataaactaaatgtgttttcatacaTATAAAAGTACTTATAATCatggaaccaaaacaaaaaaaaaaggttgctgTGCCTTTGACCTGTTTCTGGAGTCTCTCTGcctcttctctctccctctgaagcttctcctcctcagcctttctctcctcctcctcctgctttcttcTCTCCTCTGCCAGACGCTGGgcctcctcttctctcttcGCTCGCTCTTCCGCTTTACGGCGGGCCATCTCCTCCTTTGCAGATCTGAGTGGAGAGAAACAAATGACATTGATGCAAGTCAACCTGCAGCGTTGGCGACACCGCCAGATGTCCTCGGAGGGCCTCTGTACCTCGCCTGCTCCTCTTGTTGCctccgctcctcctcctctctctccctctgctccCGGGCCAGCCGCCGTTTTTCGGCCAGGATCCGACTGGCCTCCTCTGGATCTGTGGTGCCAGCTGAAGGTTTCTGAGTTGGGGGACTGCTTGTAGTCTCTGGAAAACATCATAAAAGAATCGTTGAAGAAATTTGTCCTCCTAGCATGATTTACTTCTGTGTCTTTATGACCGACCGTTGACTTCAGCTGGTGCCTCACTCGGGGGATTGTTCTCACCCAGTGGCTGAGGTCTGGGTTGAGGAGGACTGAAAatctttccttcttcctcttctccttcTACCTTCGGAGCTGCTGTTGGCGTTGAGGGTTGGGAGTGCTCAGGCGTGATCCTGACAGGACGAAGGTTTCCGGGATCATCTGAAACGGGAGATTTAAGCAGCTTGGGAGTTGGGGGACGTCCCAGTGTCTTCTGTGGAGGTCTGTGATCAAAcgagaataaaaatgttatattagaAGATAAGGCCAAAACAAGAACTTTTCTTAAGCTTCATATTCATTTTGGAGAGAGCAATAGATTAATCTACCTGCCAGCAGAGGGCGGTGTTGCCTTGTTTGACTTTTTGCTTGAAGAAATGGAGGACTTATTGGGAGGTAACGTCAGAACAGGAGCCAGTGGAAGGGACAGATTGCTCCAAGACTTCCTGACACCGTCACGGTCCTTATGCTTACACAGATGCaatgataaaacaatatttgcttTTCGTTCGCTCATCATCTAAGCAAATTGTTACAATCCCATGCTAAAGTAATTATGTCTTACACAGCatgaaatgaaaagtttgttGTGGTTAAAtaccaaatgaaaatgttgcgACAAACATTGTGAGTCAGAAGAAAATCACGCATGGTTTTCAAGTTTTCCCACAAATATGAAATTGAAGTCTGTGACATAGATATTTATTCAACCTCCTTATCTCTGATACCCTCAAATAAAATGGATCTACCCATCTAAATGGACAGGTGAGAAAAGGAAGGATTAAAGAAGCGTTCAAGATGTCTTACACATCCCTGTGATGAAGCAAGATGGTGGCAACATTATACTGgcaagatgcttttttttttttttccccagaaaccCAAACTGTACAAAGCAACAATCAAATAATTTATATCAAAACCTTCCCATGTGTTATGCCAGACCAGTCAAAACCCAGAGCTGATTCCAGACTGAGACTCTGTGACcgtttgaaaaacatttgtgcTAGGAAATATTCCTTCCATACCTGCACAGTCCCTGTGGTCCTCCTCCGAGCGGTGGCGGAGGCCGGCGAAGCTTTCTCTCTGCTCAGATTCCTGTCCTGGCTGCGACAGTGAGGGAGCACTTGGGCCTGCAGGGTCTTGAATGACACGGCGCTCATGGGGTGGCAGGAAACTGAGCGAGGACACACAGGCATGGCTACCGTGACGATGCACAAGGCGGGCGGGGAGGTTTGGAGTGTTTTGGAGCAGGTATGATTTTGAACAGTGTGGGAATTTGTGGGACATCAGAAAAGATTGGGCAAAAAGGAcgcataaaaataaagttcagaaGGAAAGATGGAAGTGCAAAGGAAGTTAGGTGAATGGTATGAATAAAGCCATGCATTTAGGGAGGTCAAACATGGGGGAACAGGAATGAAAAGGTGATGTTTTGGTAGTAAGAAAGCAGGAGAGAAAGAAGCTGTTAGTGCTACAGATTAGTAGAAGCGCAACATATATACAGACATTACCTAACAACAAGAAACACCCCGAAGAGGGaaacatatttagtttattattcaatCAGGACAAGCTAGTCAGTATTACACATAACACCCAACACCAAATAGTGGACATATGCACAAACTACAACATGAACATAAAGCTAAAGTGCACATTTTACACATTGTTTCTAATGTCAGGCCAAAGAGCAACGTGACAAATAGACGGAATGAACTTTGTTTAAACCTACAGGTGAACGTAGGTGAAGGCTTTAGCACATTACTTCCAAACATATTTTCCTTAGTAGCTCCTTTCTTATGAAAACAAGGAACTTTACCACATGCATATGGAGAACCCAGAGCATGTAGTAGTTATATGTGTACTCTTATGAATGCACCTTTCTAACTGATCTCACTATTGGATATTTCCTATTAAAGTTGGTACAATGCACATacataaatttgtaaaaaagaaaaaaaaaagacatatttggCTATGTAAGATGTTCctcaccaaaaaaataaataaatacaaatctatattgttttctggtaaaaaaaaaactcatccatGGTGACTGTTTGGTGGCTAATGCACAATCCTTTTCGAACTTGCTTTGTTCTGAAATGCAAGGCTTTTGAGAAAACTACCCACCAATGTTTCATAATTCTTTATGAAATTTGTAGttctcaacataaaaaaaacacttacatattaaaaataatatatgatTATTgtataatgcaaagttgtacaAAGTTCACACAGTAACCTTGCAAACATTTTGCTACGGAGACAGGAGCAGCCAGCCCTGTCAATGGGTAAATACTTCCTAAACAGCTTAGACACCAGGATCTTGCGGTCTGCTTCAGTGCgtgtttatatgtgtgtgtgtgtgtgtgtgcgtgcgtgcgtgtgtgtggtgacCAACAGTGAGCTTCGGGTGCCCTGATACAGGCTGGTAAAGGCAGTTTGGGACAGTGTAATGCTTTAAATCCACTCAAATCTTATTAACATTGAAAACCCTCGAGGTCAAGACACTCTGTTGAAATATTATGACTTGTTTCTACTGTACAGGTGGAGATTTATGAGTGATTGCAGAAAGTCTTGCATCAAATTTAGGATAACTAAATGCCACAGAGTGAAAGAAGCGTGGACCGGACTGTGTGTTACCTGACTGCTCTCCAGACAAGCTCATGGCGCTGCGGCTCCGGGCCAGGTATGAGTGTGTTGGCTGCTGTAGACGGTTCACCATGCTGCTCTCCCATGGCGTCAGCGGAAGTCGGCGGAGTCCTGAACACAGACGCATGCAACACCTCAGCTTTGATAACAGCTAAAAGTATTACCTACCCTCTTATCAGCCCAAGCAGTCAGTCAAAGCAGATTATAAACCATCCGCAGGCCCAGCACAACTTCTCTTTACTTATCCAAAGTGAAAGGTGAACAGAAGTCAAGTTGACACCCCATTGCATGCATTTAACTGGTAAGTATCAGAGGAAGCAAACACCTTGAAGTGAACTGCACACAAAACGCAAGATGCAGGTAGGAGAGCAATAACAGAAGGCTGCAGcataaaaaatatcacaatgCAGCATCAGATTTCAAAACCAGACTTCCCAGGATTTTATACAAGCAGTTTAAATATCTGACCATAACTCCCCCAGTTGCTCACTGGGAACACACGTATGAATAATGTTCATGATAATCCGTTTACCCACTTTAACACAACATCAGGCAAAGCATGCAGTGCGGCAGGGCTGGGTTGTTGGACCTTTTTCAATGCTCTGAAAAAGTACTTTCACCCCAGAGTTCTTTTGGTTTTCCTTGCTTTGGCACACTTCAATAgatcaaacacatttcaacgtcagacaaagataacctgagtaaaggcaaacatcagtttttagaacataattccatttattaaggaacaaaataagacaaatttaaatttgtacTCAGAGTGAACACCTGAAGAGAACTCaaattttaaggacaaaaacaaatctatgcAAACCAACCTGCCCCtatgtgaaaaagaaattgaCCGCTATCATGTCTCTGCCCACCTTGGAGGCAAAAACCGTCATTGAGTGTTGGTAATAAATGGAGGAATTTTGAGCCACTGTCTTCTGAATTGTAAGAACCTGTTTAACATTTCGCCACAGCGTCTCAACAGGATTAAATCTGAAGTGTATCTAAGCCACTTCAAAATCTTAACACTGGACTTGCTGATGCTCCCGATCGCCATCTTGTTCCATCAGTCCATGGACTATTTGTCCAAAAAGTTATTTGGGAAGTTAATTTTGTGAACTTTGAGTTATTTGGGCATAATTGGTTTTCATCTTCTCCAAAGGTTCTATTTTCGCctaatttctttcttcttggGAAGTCATAGTCACTTTCTCAAACTGAAACAAGATGGGCttgcagatgttttaatttcttttatgaCCTCCAAGATAAGTCAATGATGTGCTCTTGGAACAATCTTGGTAGTCCGGCCACCTCTTGGTTTTTGCTATTATTCTCTTTTTAGACAGATAGATATAAAGGTATATCaatctttaaatttatttagattGGGGCATAACATGTCCCTTAGATCTTATTGACCTGTTGTATATTTAAGTAATTTCTTGACTCTATATGTCAGGCAGGTTGGTTAAGATAACTTTTGtccttaataaattaattacgacataaaaaacagatttttatatttgctcAGTTTATCTTTGATTGACATTAAAATTTATTGGCTatatgaaatatgcaaaaaagaaGTAATGTAATggggtgaatacttttcatAAGTATGCAAGTAAAAGATAACAAGCTGAAAACTGAAGGAATGAATGCTCAACGCATGGTATTGCTAAACAATTTATAgtatatgtataatttttaattatgcctaattattggggtttttttggtaTAGAAATTGAGGTATTGAAGAAGGTTTTAAATGGAATTAACTGGTAAACAAGCTTGATAATATAGAACATGGCATTTTTTTAGCCATGATGCATACTGTATATagcattcccataaaaaaacagGATTATCCTACAGAGGATTATAGAAAGGAGTTACGTTGGAGCCCAATCCTAGTGATTAAATACTCAAGTGGAAGCATGTGCTGATTCATAGCACAGTGAACAGTTGTGAGTTGTAATTTAAACCTAATCTGCAATCAGAATGCGGACGTCCATCGTTTAAATTTAAAGGAaccatcttcttttttttttactttcattcaCAGTTTTCAGCCCATGATCTTTTCTGCTCTGTGCATCATAACATAAGAAGTCAAAAGTGCCCTTGATGAAAcctgtgtttttgtgctgcgTGGTCTTCCCCTGATGTAGGCGGGGTTTGGACTGAGCTTTGCTTATTACAGGGGTGGAAGCTGTTCTCATCTGTAAGCCTGTCAGCAACATATAAACATCAGAGGATACATGATGTTTTAAACTTTGCACGAGAAAATatacttcaaaaataataaacagtatAAGAAACACCACCAAGAGTTAGACGACATGGTCAATATTCCCCAACCTGTCCAATAAGTATGATGCTACTGTAAACATTCTACATACTTCCCTCAACACAATTCCCAATCGTCATCGTCTTGTGTGTTAACTTTACATTCCAATACACTGTTACCGATCCCATGTgtacaatattatttttgaaaacaatgtggaagagatatttatttttttatatagatcCGTGTGTGTACATGGCCtgacataaatgaaaaaaattataaatttaaaaaaaaaaaaataaaattgaaaaaactTTGTGCTAAATGAATCTACAAAGTAACAatcaataaattccaattatcATAATTTCTGTAGACTAACACCAAGTCAAATATTCTTATTAACCTTCACAACAAAGATTTAGCACAATCCAACTGTCAGCTAAAAGTCTTATGGAACATCC is a genomic window of Poecilia reticulata strain Guanapo linkage group LG21, Guppy_female_1.0+MT, whole genome shotgun sequence containing:
- the map7b gene encoding ensconsin isoform X3, translating into MPDRKAGGGGGSGSPRDKWKLRKRGSRLTIQPLCTITEEEEVQRRREAGRKKKRASYSQYRSEDGRGSSASGQTYSPTGTPIPPPIPNRTTSKNTSSYAATKTDSLLFNKIDERQRLARERREEREKQNAAKEAQWQAREERARQHYEKQLEERKKKLEEQRIKEEKRRTAVDEKRRQKQDEDRVRHEAVIRRTLERSQKTRPKQNRWSWGGALHTNTPSIPAGFVESAFLCPLDLAGLEHMQSAFSFYRRYGLTSHYADRRSVSTVNLSKHTDPIITKRLSSSSATLLNSPDRGLQMRTASTPVISKAQSKPRLHQGKTTQHKNTGLRRLPLTPWESSMVNRLQQPTHSYLARSRSAMSLSGEQSVSCHPMSAVSFKTLQAQVLPHCRSQDRNLSREKASPASATARRRTTGTVQHKDRDGVRKSWSNLSLPLAPVLTLPPNKSSISSSKKSNKATPPSAGRPPQKTLGRPPTPKLLKSPVSDDPGNLRPVRITPEHSQPSTPTAAPKVEGEEEEGKIFSPPQPRPQPLGENNPPSEAPAEVNETTSSPPTQKPSAGTTDPEEASRILAEKRRLAREQREREEEERRQQEEQARSAKEEMARRKAEERAKREEEAQRLAEERRKQEEEERKAEEEKLQREREEAERLQKQKEEEESRLREEAERLRQEREKHFQKEEAERLERKKRLEEIMKRTRRSDTSDKKVRTGDSAVSPGSPAAPAATVPQTNSNSHQPDLSPQPSAAPLSRPDQRENGEFEEVISLPSHSRLSPPEGEEEQQETEEEESKVSVVAFMENGLLKPLSAVEDLSAQQGPDVA
- the map7b gene encoding ensconsin isoform X9, coding for MPDRKAGGGGGSGSPRDKWKLRKRGSRLTIQPLCTITEEEEVQRRREAGRKKKRASYSQYRSEDGRGSSASGQTYSPTGTPIPPPIPNRTTSKNTSSYAATKTDSLLFNKIDERQRLARERREEREKQNAAKEAQWQAREERARQHYEKQLEERKKKLEEQRIKEEKRRTAVDEKRRQKQDEDRVRHEAVIRRTLERSQKTRPKQNRWSWGGALHTNTPSIPADADRRSVSTVNLSKHTDPIITKRLSSSSATLLNSPDRGLRRLPLTPWESSMVNRLQQPTHSYLARSRSAMSLSGEQSVSCHPMSAVSFKTLQAQVLPHCRSQDRNLSREKASPASATARRRTTGTVQHKDRDGVRKSWSNLSLPLAPVLTLPPNKSSISSSKKSNKATPPSAGRPPQKTLGRPPTPKLLKSPVSDDPGNLRPVRITPEHSQPSTPTAAPKVEGEEEEGKIFSPPQPRPQPLGENNPPSEAPAEVNETTSSPPTQKPSAGTTDPEEASRILAEKRRLAREQREREEEERRQQEEQARSAKEEMARRKAEERAKREEEAQRLAEERRKQEEEERKAEEEKLQREREEAERLQKQKEEEESRLREEAERLRQEREKHFQKEEAERLERKKRLEEIMKRTRRSDTSDKKVRTGDSAVSPGSPAAPAATVPQTNSNSHQPDLSPQPSAAPLSRPDQRENGEFEEVISLPSHSRLSPPEGEEEQQETEEEESKVSVVAFMENGLLKPLSAVEDLSAQQGPDVA
- the map7b gene encoding ensconsin isoform X2, producing the protein MMSPYLSVGGAPVTAALCRDQVPLVPAADPSQLTSGEMAEQDGSDTSPPESQASYSQYRSEDGRGSSASGQTYSPTGTPIPPPIPNRTTSKNTSSYAATKTDSLLFNKIDERQRLARERREEREKQNAAKEAQWQAREERARQHYEKQLEERKKKLEEQRIKEEKRRTAVDEKRRQKQDEDRVRHEAVIRRTLERSQKTRPKQNRWSWGGALHTNTPSIPAGFVESAFLCPLDLAGLEHMQSAFSFYRRYGLTSHYADRRSVSTVNLSKHTDPIITKRLSSSSATLLNSPDRGLQMRTASTPVISKAQSKPRLHQGKTTQHKNTGLRRLPLTPWESSMVNRLQQPTHSYLARSRSAMSLSGEQSAMPVCPRSVSCHPMSAVSFKTLQAQVLPHCRSQDRNLSREKASPASATARRRTTGTVQHKDRDGVRKSWSNLSLPLAPVLTLPPNKSSISSSKKSNKATPPSAGRPPQKTLGRPPTPKLLKSPVSDDPGNLRPVRITPEHSQPSTPTAAPKVEGEEEEGKIFSPPQPRPQPLGENNPPSEAPAEVNETTSSPPTQKPSAGTTDPEEASRILAEKRRLAREQREREEEERRQQEEQARSAKEEMARRKAEERAKREEEAQRLAEERRKQEEEERKAEEEKLQREREEAERLQKQKEEEESRLREEAERLRQEREKHFQKEEAERLERKKRLEEIMKRTRRSDTSDKKVRTGDSAVSPGSPAAPAATVPQTNSNSHQPDLSPQPSAAPLSRPDQRENGEFEEVISLPSHSRLSPPEGEEEQQETEEEESKVSVVAFMENGLLKPLSAVEDLSAQQGPDVA
- the map7b gene encoding ensconsin isoform X1, with the translated sequence MPDRKAGGGGGSGSPRDKWKLRKRGSRLTIQPLCTITEEEEVQRRREAGRKKKRASYSQYRSEDGRGSSASGQTYSPTGTPIPPPIPNRTTSKNTSSYAATKTDSLLFNKIDERQRLARERREEREKQNAAKEAQWQAREERARQHYEKQLEERKKKLEEQRIKEEKRRTAVDEKRRQKQDEDRVRHEAVIRRTLERSQKTRPKQNRWSWGGALHTNTPSIPAGFVESAFLCPLDLAGLEHMQSAFSFYRRYGLTSHYADRRSVSTVNLSKHTDPIITKRLSSSSATLLNSPDRGLQMRTASTPVISKAQSKPRLHQGKTTQHKNTGLRRLPLTPWESSMVNRLQQPTHSYLARSRSAMSLSGEQSAMPVCPRSVSCHPMSAVSFKTLQAQVLPHCRSQDRNLSREKASPASATARRRTTGTVQHKDRDGVRKSWSNLSLPLAPVLTLPPNKSSISSSKKSNKATPPSAGRPPQKTLGRPPTPKLLKSPVSDDPGNLRPVRITPEHSQPSTPTAAPKVEGEEEEGKIFSPPQPRPQPLGENNPPSEAPAEVNETTSSPPTQKPSAGTTDPEEASRILAEKRRLAREQREREEEERRQQEEQARSAKEEMARRKAEERAKREEEAQRLAEERRKQEEEERKAEEEKLQREREEAERLQKQKEEEESRLREEAERLRQEREKHFQKEEAERLERKKRLEEIMKRTRRSDTSDKKVRTGDSAVSPGSPAAPAATVPQTNSNSHQPDLSPQPSAAPLSRPDQRENGEFEEVISLPSHSRLSPPEGEEEQQETEEEESKVSVVAFMENGLLKPLSAVEDLSAQQGPDVA
- the map7b gene encoding ensconsin isoform X8 yields the protein MPDRKAGGGGGSGSPRDKWKLRKRGSRLTIQPLCTITEEEEVQRRREAGRKKKRASYSQYRSEDGRGSSASGQTYSPTGTPIPPPIPNRTTSKNTSSYAATKTDSLLFNKIDERQRLARERREEREKQNAAKEAQWQAREERARQHYEKQLEERKKKLEEQRIKEEKRRTAVDEKRRQKQDEDRVRHEAVIRRTLERSQKTRPKQNRWSWGGALHTNTPSIPADADRRSVSTVNLSKHTDPIITKRLSSSSATLLNSPDRGLRRLPLTPWESSMVNRLQQPTHSYLARSRSAMSLSGEQSAMPVCPRSVSCHPMSAVSFKTLQAQVLPHCRSQDRNLSREKASPASATARRRTTGTVQHKDRDGVRKSWSNLSLPLAPVLTLPPNKSSISSSKKSNKATPPSAGRPPQKTLGRPPTPKLLKSPVSDDPGNLRPVRITPEHSQPSTPTAAPKVEGEEEEGKIFSPPQPRPQPLGENNPPSEAPAEVNETTSSPPTQKPSAGTTDPEEASRILAEKRRLAREQREREEEERRQQEEQARSAKEEMARRKAEERAKREEEAQRLAEERRKQEEEERKAEEEKLQREREEAERLQKQKEEEESRLREEAERLRQEREKHFQKEEAERLERKKRLEEIMKRTRRSDTSDKKVRTGDSAVSPGSPAAPAATVPQTNSNSHQPDLSPQPSAAPLSRPDQRENGEFEEVISLPSHSRLSPPEGEEEQQETEEEESKVSVVAFMENGLLKPLSAVEDLSAQQGPDVA